The Brachyhypopomus gauderio isolate BG-103 chromosome 12, BGAUD_0.2, whole genome shotgun sequence genome window below encodes:
- the kif14 gene encoding kinesin-like protein KIF14 isoform X1 — protein MDEQASDKTTEINKTYIISAHTSKCGVVSNTGSFRGRFTLQRRKTSSKGAVSREPTLENTENQSENHGKRLTLQRRTGTGSAEKRSQRGSSSPSQPDRCGAARLRSARSRETEPKRTDTVKSINRPSKTTEKGEYVAHNILATVNADAADQPSTPTGKTKFEKVSLKKEVFERWAMKDTLKPVSAKHTGVERHLQNQLGAGNGKQVPAGPARRIPVNNQSRKATHTPHSTPARRPTSHLSSAAGGALNTTKARLHVGGETLAFSEFGSQASVLQPQELKMENSAVTVAVRVRPFSAREKDEKGHQVIFMDHQETVVRHPETKQTYTFSFDLSFNSVEETDTNFAGQQMIYQKLAKPLLERAFEGFNTCLFAYGQTGSGKSYTMMGFGDEPGVIPRFCEELFRRVSKNDNSKVTSHLEMSYFEVYNEKIHDLLVAKDDQNQKKIPLRVREHPVHGPYVEDLSMNVVSSYTDIQAWLGLGNKQRATAATGMNDKSSRSHSVFTLVMTQTKTELVEGEEHDHRIISRINLVDLAGSERSITAQTSGDRLREGASINKSLLTLGKVISSLSEQAQSRKKTFTPYRESVLTWLLKDSLGGNSKTAMIATLSPAASNVEESLSTLRYAQQARLIINVAKVNEDTNAKLIRELKAEVEKLRAAQMSSQGLDPENMRQFQQEITALKAQLSRQEREMAEVHRAWKEKLEQAETRKREETRELQRVGITFKVDNRLPNLVNLNEDPQLSEMLLYMIKEGQTKVGKLKSESAYDIQLSGALIADEHCVISNTSGTVSIMPMDNAKTFVNGNLVSEATVLHHGDRVILGGDHYFRFNHPAEVQGGTRVSCWSGGEGQKDFEFAKNELLSAQRAQLEAEIEDARLKAKKEMMQGIQVAKQMAQQELLDQKQQYETKIKALERELEEETERKRVEEMERRRVASKMEELQTAKSLLEQEMGAHKKRLHMEARAARQAMADNDIRHAKILEALEAEKRKIADDLAEIQRKRAMKVNQTPKTAPTQWDAMKLSLMIEEANKISGKFKKHTVFSRHEVSDKQNGPDEEVQIQVQNTRLGISTFWSLEKFQSSLAAMRDLEQGNCASKDDDVFYDPNDQWEPDISSASSSSFSRRRSRSLLKSRRISGRLYEIRVHPIQSLHCSSSHSTVLMGVGSPPSLHPSGSDSSLPGICRDLIGASVSHLRSIPSAEGGGSLADRLILDLLSVHSAANAIAGLYEQLDDDSQENLFACSTEAQSHLVRATSAIDRAVFITMHWVSSMKPSTHSVSQTVEELKTEVKKIGGYFQLLIQGCDSEISTMVHEAQRKTGRSMDTALTTIGLLAAVTGTHTTELVSDHIGKTSAMVCLLEGSRRGIEALLQKSISISTEMLRHAQLAQPSAQFLQNLKTKMLQVANALLSYLHSTMLQEKPNSSWDSCEDVDVLHLGRVRSTADKLHQLNEGLLQLHTTLSRVLRGRGSDAGLCSFKEAIKSLSKTICDVVHGLPKQTDASAAGSLQLPCSKSALAARDEVYSTLCALAAVFDESHEEHLGRSNSKGSFENAEVHELGHAARNRTVPKVVYSLSSGVSSCSRDVRWV, from the exons ATGGATGAGCAAGCATCTGATAAAACTACAGAAATAAACAAGACGTACATAATATCTGCACACACAAGTAAATGTGGAGTTGTGTCAAACACGGGATCTTTTCGCGGCCGTTTCACTCTTCAAAGAAGGAAAACGAGCAGCAAAGGCGCCGTGAGCCGTGAGCCCACACTTGAGAACACAGAGAACCAAAGTGAAAACCACGGGAAACGATTAACTTTACAACGAAGAACCGGAACGGGCTCCGCAGAAAAAAGGTCTCAAAGAGGTTCCTCATCTCCCTCACAGCCCGACAGGTGCGGTGCTGCCCGGCTCCGCTCGGCCAGGTCCAGAGAAACGGAACCGAAACGCACAGACACGGTAAAATCGATAAACAGACCTTCTAAGACTACAGAGAAAGGAGAATATGTTGCGCATAATATCTTGGCCACCGTCAACGCAGACGCCGCTGACCAACCATCAACACCAACGGGGAAAACGAAGTTCGAGAAAGTGAGTTTAAAGAAGGAGGTCTTTGAAAGATGGGCGATGAAAGACACGTTAAAGCCCGTCTCCGCCAAACACACAGGTGTGGAGAGACACCTGCAAAATCAACTCGGCGCTGGAAATGGGAAACAGGTGCCGGCGGGCCCAGCCAGAAGGATTCCTGTTAATAATCAGAGCAGAAAGgcgacacacaccccacactcaacaccgGCGAGAAGACCTACAAGTCACCTGAGTTCTGCTGCTGGTGGAGCCTTGAACACCACTAAAGCCAGACTGCATGTGGGGGGTGAAACACTTGCCTTCAGTGAATTTGGAAGTCAAGCTTCAGTTTTACAACCTCAGGAACTGAAGATGGAGAACAGTGCAGTTACTGTGGCTGTGCGTGTAAGGCCTTTCAGTGCCAG GGAAAAGGATGAGAAAGGCCATCAAGTTATTTTTATGGACCATCAGGAGACTGTAGTTAGGCATCCAGAGACTAAACAAACCTACACATTTTCTTTTGACTTATCTTTTAATTCAGTGGAGGAAACGGACACAAATTTTGCTGGCCAGCAGATGATTTACCAAAAGTTGGCAAAACCTTTGCTTGAAAGAGCCTTTGAAGGGTTTAACACTTGCCTTTTTGCTTATGGGCAAACCGGTTCAGGAAAGTCCTACAC CATGATGGGGTTTGGTGACGAGCCTGGAGTTATACCAAGGTTCTGCGAGGAACTTTTTAGAAGGGTTTCCAAAAATGACAATAGTAAG GTTACCTCTCACCTGGAAATGAGCTACTTTGAGGTGTACAACGAAAAGATCCATGACTTGCTTGTAGCAAAGGATGATCAAAACCAAAAGAAGATACCA TTGCGGGTTCGAGAACATCCGGTCCATGGGCCATATGTTGAGGATCTAtcaat gaATGTGGTTAGCTCCTATACTGATATTCAG GCGTGGCTTGGGCTGGGAAATAAGCAGAGAGCCACCGCAGCCACGGGCATGAACGACAAAAGCTCCAGGTCCCACTCGGTCTTCACGCTAGTGATGACTCAAACTAAG ACCGAGTTAGTGGAAGGGGAGGAACACGACCACAGAATCATTAGCAGGATCAACCTGGTGGATTTAGCAGGCAGTGAACGCAGCATCACCGCTCAGACCTCGGGAGACCGGCTGAGG GAGGGAGCAAGTATCAACAAATCCTTGCTCACGCTGGGAAAGGTGATCTCCTCGCTGTCCGAGCAGGCACAGAGCCGCAAGAAAACCTTCACTCCATACAGGGAGTCAGTCCTGACGTG GTTACTAAAGGATAGCCTGGGTGGAAACTCCAAGACGGCCATGATCGCAACGCTCAGCCCGGCCGCCAGCAATGTGGAGGAGAGCCTGAGCACCCTGCGCTATGCTCAGCAGGCCCGTTTGATCATCAACGTGGCCAAGGTCAACGAGGATACCAATGCCAAGCTCATTCGAG AGCTGAAAGCGGAGGTGGAGAAGCTGCGTGCAGCCCAGATGAGTTCTCAGGGCCTCGACCCGGAGAACATGAGGCAGTTCCAGCAGGAGATTACGGCTCTGAAAGCTCAGCTCTCtcggcaggagagagagatggccgAGGTTCACAG AGCTTGGAAGGAAAAACTGGAACAAGCAGAGACGAGGAAGCGTGAGGAGACCAGAGAGTTGCAG CGTGTGGGCATCACGTTTAAAGTGGATAACCGGCTCCCCAACCTCGTGAACCTGAACGAGGACCCTCAGCTGTCAGAGATGCTCCTGTATATGATTAAGGAGGGACAGACCAAGGTCGGGAAGCTCAAATCTGAGTCGGCCTACGACATCCAGCTGTCTGGTGCACTTATTGCTGATGAGCACTG CGTTATCTCCAATACAAGCGGCACAGTCAGCATTATGCCCATGGACAACGCCAAGACGTTTGTGAATGGAAACCTTGTGTCTGAAGCCACTGTTCTCCATCAC GGCGACAGGGTGATCCTGGGGGGCGATCACTACTTCCGCTTCAACCACCCAGCCGAGGTGCAGGGGGGGACGCGGGTTTCTTGTTGGAGTGGCGGAGAAGGCCAGAAGGACTTCGAGTTTGCCAAAAACGAGCTGCTTTCAGCCCAGAGAGCTCA GCTAGAGGCAGAGATCGAAGACGCCCGTCTGAAAGCCAAAAAGGAGATGATGCAGGGAATCCAGGTGGCCAAACAAATGGCCCAACAAGAGCTGCTGGACCAAAAGCAGCAGTATGAGACCAAGATTAAAGCCCTGGAGAGAGAGCTC gaggaggagaccgaAAGAAAAAgagtggaggagatggagaggaggCGCGTGGCCAGCAAGATGGAGGAGCTGCAGACCGCCAAGAGCCTGCTGGAGCAGGAGATGGGCGCGCACAAGAAACGCCTGCACATGGAGGCGCGGGCTGCCAGACAG GCTATGGCGGACAATGATATTCGGCACGCTAAGATTCTTGAGGCATTGGAAGCAGAGAAGAGGAAAATTGCTGACGATCTAGCTGAGATTCAGAGGAAACGTGCCATGAAGGTCAACCAGACACCCAAAACTG CTCCCACTCAGTGGGACGCCATGAAGTTGTCCCTCATGATCGAAGAGGCCAACAAAATAAGTGGGAAATTCAAGAAGCACACAGTCTTCAGCAG GCATGAAGTGTCTGATAAACAGAATGGACCAGATGAGGAGGTGCAGATTCAGGTGCAGAACACCAGGCTGGGCATCTCCACGTTCTGGAGCCTGGAGAAGTTCCAGAGCAGTCTGGCAGCCATGAGGGATTTGGAGCAG GGAAATTGTGCTTCTAAAGATGATGACGTGTTTTATGACCCCAACGACCAATGGGAGCCTGATATATCATCGGCCTCTTCATCATCTTTTTCCCGCAGAAG GAGCAGGAGTCTTCTGAAGAGCAGGCGTATCTCTGGACGTCTCTACGAGATCCGCGTGCACCCCATTCAAAGCTTGCACTGCTCCTCCTCACATTCTACTG TTCTCATGGGTGTTGGTTCACCTCCTTCACTTCACCCCAGTGGCTCAGACTCTTCTCTGCCAGGCATCTGCAGAGATCTGATTGGTGCCAGCGTTTCCCACTTACGCAGCATCCCATCAGCAGAGGGGGGCGGGAGTCTGGCAGACAGACTGATCCTGGACCTGCTCTCTGTGCACAGTGCTGCCAATGCCATCGCAGGCTTGTATGAGCAGCTTGACGACGACAGCCAGGAGAACT tgtttGCCTGCAGCACTGAAGCGCAGTCTCATCTTGTGAGAGCCACTTCTGCTATTGACAGAGCTGTGTTCATCACCATGCACTGGGTCTCCAGCATGAAGCCCAGTACACACTCAGTCTCCCAAACTGTGGAGGAGCTAAAGACTGAAGTAAAGAAAATTGGAGGCTATTTTCAATTGCTGATTCAG GGCTGTGACTCTGAAATCTCCACTATGGTTCATGAAGCTCAGAGGAAGACTGGCAGGAGTATGGACACCGCCTTGACCACCATAGGTCTGCTGGCTGCAGTGACCGGGACCCATACGACTGAACTTGTATCGGACCACATAGGCAAA ACGTCTGCTATGGTGTGTCTACTAGAAGGATCGAGGCGAGGCATAGAGGCCCTTCTACAGAAGAGCATCTCCATCAGCACGGAGATGCTCAGACATGCTCAGCTAGCTCAACCTAGCGCTCAG TTTTTACAGAACCTTAAAACAAAAATGTTGCAGGTGGCAAACGCTTTGTTAAGCTACCTCCACTCCACCATGCTG caggAGAAGCCAAATTCTTCATGGGACAGCTGTGAGGATGTCGATGTCCTCCACCTGGGCCGTGTGAGGAGTACTGCTGATAAACTCCACCAGCTGAACGAAGGTCTCCTGCAGCTTCACACCACCTTGTCTCGTGTTCTCCGAG GTAGAGGCAGTGATGCTGGCCTCTGTTCTTTTAAAGAAGCAATCAAGTCTTTGTCCAAGACTATTTGCGACGTTGTACACGGACTACCGAAACAGACAGATGCTAGCGCGGCCGGGAGTCTTCAGCTCCCGTGTTCGAAGAGTGCTCTGGCTGCCCGAGACGAAGTCTATTCCACACTCTGTGCTCTGGCAGCAGTGTTTGATGAGAGTCATGAGGAACATCTGGGACGATCCAACTCTAAGGGTTCCTTTGAAAATGCAGAGGTTCATGAGCTGGGACATGCCGCCAGGAATCGAACTGTACCTAAAGTAGTGTACTCTCTGTCTTCTGGGGTCAGTTCGTGTTCTAGAGATGTTCGCTGGGTTTGA
- the kif14 gene encoding kinesin-like protein KIF14 isoform X3 has product MDEQASDKTTEINKTYIISAHTSKCGVVSNTGSFRGRFTLQRRKTSSKGAVSREPTLENTENQSENHGKRLTLQRRTGTGSAEKRSQRGSSSPSQPDRCGAARLRSARSRETEPKRTDTVKSINRPSKTTEKGEYVAHNILATVNADAADQPSTPTGKTKFEKVSLKKEVFERWAMKDTLKPVSAKHTGVERHLQNQLGAGNGKQVPAGPARRIPVNNQSRKATHTPHSTPARRPTSHLSSAAGGALNTTKARLHVGGETLAFSEFGSQASVLQPQELKMENSAVTVAVRVRPFSAREKDEKGHQVIFMDHQETVVRHPETKQTYTFSFDLSFNSVEETDTNFAGQQMIYQKLAKPLLERAFEGFNTCLFAYGQTGSGKSYTMMGFGDEPGVIPRFCEELFRRVSKNDNSKVTSHLEMSYFEVYNEKIHDLLVAKDDQNQKKIPLRVREHPVHGPYVEDLSMNVVSSYTDIQAWLGLGNKQRATAATGMNDKSSRSHSVFTLVMTQTKTELVEGEEHDHRIISRINLVDLAGSERSITAQTSGDRLREGASINKSLLTLGKVISSLSEQAQSRKKTFTPYRESVLTWLLKDSLGGNSKTAMIATLSPAASNVEESLSTLRYAQQARLIINVAKVNEDTNAKLIRELKAEVEKLRAAQMSSQGLDPENMRQFQQEITALKAQLSRQEREMAEVHRAWKEKLEQAETRKREETRELQRVGITFKVDNRLPNLVNLNEDPQLSEMLLYMIKEGQTKVGKLKSESAYDIQLSGALIADEHCVISNTSGTVSIMPMDNAKTFVNGNLVSEATVLHHGDRVILGGDHYFRFNHPAEVQGGTRVSCWSGGEGQKDFEFAKNELLSAQRAQLEAEIEDARLKAKKEMMQGIQVAKQMAQQELLDQKQQYETKIKALERELEEETERKRVEEMERRRVASKMEELQTAKSLLEQEMGAHKKRLHMEARAARQAMADNDIRHAKILEALEAEKRKIADDLAEIQRKRAMKVNQTPKTAPTQWDAMKLSLMIEEANKISGKFKKHTVFSRHEVSDKQNGPDEEVQIQVQNTRLGISTFWSLEKFQSSLAAMRDLEQGNCASKDDDVFYDPNDQWEPDISSASSSSFSRRRYVAKYNMSDLAPPVCPVRFSGARPTPTANSPSRCVPRRPSQEPPLFLLTPRTPRRHLHCCPVLRRNGPPPLHGPIKSSEQESSEEQAYLWTSLRDPRAPHSKLALLLLTFYCSHGCWFTSFTSPQWLRLFSARHLQRSDWCQRFPLTQHPISRGGRESGRQTDPGPALCAQCCQCHRRLV; this is encoded by the exons ATGGATGAGCAAGCATCTGATAAAACTACAGAAATAAACAAGACGTACATAATATCTGCACACACAAGTAAATGTGGAGTTGTGTCAAACACGGGATCTTTTCGCGGCCGTTTCACTCTTCAAAGAAGGAAAACGAGCAGCAAAGGCGCCGTGAGCCGTGAGCCCACACTTGAGAACACAGAGAACCAAAGTGAAAACCACGGGAAACGATTAACTTTACAACGAAGAACCGGAACGGGCTCCGCAGAAAAAAGGTCTCAAAGAGGTTCCTCATCTCCCTCACAGCCCGACAGGTGCGGTGCTGCCCGGCTCCGCTCGGCCAGGTCCAGAGAAACGGAACCGAAACGCACAGACACGGTAAAATCGATAAACAGACCTTCTAAGACTACAGAGAAAGGAGAATATGTTGCGCATAATATCTTGGCCACCGTCAACGCAGACGCCGCTGACCAACCATCAACACCAACGGGGAAAACGAAGTTCGAGAAAGTGAGTTTAAAGAAGGAGGTCTTTGAAAGATGGGCGATGAAAGACACGTTAAAGCCCGTCTCCGCCAAACACACAGGTGTGGAGAGACACCTGCAAAATCAACTCGGCGCTGGAAATGGGAAACAGGTGCCGGCGGGCCCAGCCAGAAGGATTCCTGTTAATAATCAGAGCAGAAAGgcgacacacaccccacactcaacaccgGCGAGAAGACCTACAAGTCACCTGAGTTCTGCTGCTGGTGGAGCCTTGAACACCACTAAAGCCAGACTGCATGTGGGGGGTGAAACACTTGCCTTCAGTGAATTTGGAAGTCAAGCTTCAGTTTTACAACCTCAGGAACTGAAGATGGAGAACAGTGCAGTTACTGTGGCTGTGCGTGTAAGGCCTTTCAGTGCCAG GGAAAAGGATGAGAAAGGCCATCAAGTTATTTTTATGGACCATCAGGAGACTGTAGTTAGGCATCCAGAGACTAAACAAACCTACACATTTTCTTTTGACTTATCTTTTAATTCAGTGGAGGAAACGGACACAAATTTTGCTGGCCAGCAGATGATTTACCAAAAGTTGGCAAAACCTTTGCTTGAAAGAGCCTTTGAAGGGTTTAACACTTGCCTTTTTGCTTATGGGCAAACCGGTTCAGGAAAGTCCTACAC CATGATGGGGTTTGGTGACGAGCCTGGAGTTATACCAAGGTTCTGCGAGGAACTTTTTAGAAGGGTTTCCAAAAATGACAATAGTAAG GTTACCTCTCACCTGGAAATGAGCTACTTTGAGGTGTACAACGAAAAGATCCATGACTTGCTTGTAGCAAAGGATGATCAAAACCAAAAGAAGATACCA TTGCGGGTTCGAGAACATCCGGTCCATGGGCCATATGTTGAGGATCTAtcaat gaATGTGGTTAGCTCCTATACTGATATTCAG GCGTGGCTTGGGCTGGGAAATAAGCAGAGAGCCACCGCAGCCACGGGCATGAACGACAAAAGCTCCAGGTCCCACTCGGTCTTCACGCTAGTGATGACTCAAACTAAG ACCGAGTTAGTGGAAGGGGAGGAACACGACCACAGAATCATTAGCAGGATCAACCTGGTGGATTTAGCAGGCAGTGAACGCAGCATCACCGCTCAGACCTCGGGAGACCGGCTGAGG GAGGGAGCAAGTATCAACAAATCCTTGCTCACGCTGGGAAAGGTGATCTCCTCGCTGTCCGAGCAGGCACAGAGCCGCAAGAAAACCTTCACTCCATACAGGGAGTCAGTCCTGACGTG GTTACTAAAGGATAGCCTGGGTGGAAACTCCAAGACGGCCATGATCGCAACGCTCAGCCCGGCCGCCAGCAATGTGGAGGAGAGCCTGAGCACCCTGCGCTATGCTCAGCAGGCCCGTTTGATCATCAACGTGGCCAAGGTCAACGAGGATACCAATGCCAAGCTCATTCGAG AGCTGAAAGCGGAGGTGGAGAAGCTGCGTGCAGCCCAGATGAGTTCTCAGGGCCTCGACCCGGAGAACATGAGGCAGTTCCAGCAGGAGATTACGGCTCTGAAAGCTCAGCTCTCtcggcaggagagagagatggccgAGGTTCACAG AGCTTGGAAGGAAAAACTGGAACAAGCAGAGACGAGGAAGCGTGAGGAGACCAGAGAGTTGCAG CGTGTGGGCATCACGTTTAAAGTGGATAACCGGCTCCCCAACCTCGTGAACCTGAACGAGGACCCTCAGCTGTCAGAGATGCTCCTGTATATGATTAAGGAGGGACAGACCAAGGTCGGGAAGCTCAAATCTGAGTCGGCCTACGACATCCAGCTGTCTGGTGCACTTATTGCTGATGAGCACTG CGTTATCTCCAATACAAGCGGCACAGTCAGCATTATGCCCATGGACAACGCCAAGACGTTTGTGAATGGAAACCTTGTGTCTGAAGCCACTGTTCTCCATCAC GGCGACAGGGTGATCCTGGGGGGCGATCACTACTTCCGCTTCAACCACCCAGCCGAGGTGCAGGGGGGGACGCGGGTTTCTTGTTGGAGTGGCGGAGAAGGCCAGAAGGACTTCGAGTTTGCCAAAAACGAGCTGCTTTCAGCCCAGAGAGCTCA GCTAGAGGCAGAGATCGAAGACGCCCGTCTGAAAGCCAAAAAGGAGATGATGCAGGGAATCCAGGTGGCCAAACAAATGGCCCAACAAGAGCTGCTGGACCAAAAGCAGCAGTATGAGACCAAGATTAAAGCCCTGGAGAGAGAGCTC gaggaggagaccgaAAGAAAAAgagtggaggagatggagaggaggCGCGTGGCCAGCAAGATGGAGGAGCTGCAGACCGCCAAGAGCCTGCTGGAGCAGGAGATGGGCGCGCACAAGAAACGCCTGCACATGGAGGCGCGGGCTGCCAGACAG GCTATGGCGGACAATGATATTCGGCACGCTAAGATTCTTGAGGCATTGGAAGCAGAGAAGAGGAAAATTGCTGACGATCTAGCTGAGATTCAGAGGAAACGTGCCATGAAGGTCAACCAGACACCCAAAACTG CTCCCACTCAGTGGGACGCCATGAAGTTGTCCCTCATGATCGAAGAGGCCAACAAAATAAGTGGGAAATTCAAGAAGCACACAGTCTTCAGCAG GCATGAAGTGTCTGATAAACAGAATGGACCAGATGAGGAGGTGCAGATTCAGGTGCAGAACACCAGGCTGGGCATCTCCACGTTCTGGAGCCTGGAGAAGTTCCAGAGCAGTCTGGCAGCCATGAGGGATTTGGAGCAG GGAAATTGTGCTTCTAAAGATGATGACGTGTTTTATGACCCCAACGACCAATGGGAGCCTGATATATCATCGGCCTCTTCATCATCTTTTTCCCGCAGAAG ATACGTGGCCAAGTACAACATGTCGGACCTCGCCCCACCAGTGTGCCCAGTGCGGTTCTCTGGAGCGCGGCCCACACCCACAGCTAACTCCCCTTCACGCTGCGTCCCTCGTCGTCCCTCCCAAGAACCGCCTCTTTTCTTGCTCACTCCTCGCACTCCTCGCCGTCATCTTCACTGCTGTCCAGTTCTGAGAAGAAACGGCCCGCCTCCACTTCACGGGCCAATCAAAAGCTCG GAGCAGGAGTCTTCTGAAGAGCAGGCGTATCTCTGGACGTCTCTACGAGATCCGCGTGCACCCCATTCAAAGCTTGCACTGCTCCTCCTCACATTCTACTG TTCTCATGGGTGTTGGTTCACCTCCTTCACTTCACCCCAGTGGCTCAGACTCTTCTCTGCCAGGCATCTGCAGAGATCTGATTGGTGCCAGCGTTTCCCACTTACGCAGCATCCCATCAGCAGAGGGGGGCGGGAGTCTGGCAGACAGACTGATCCTGGACCTGCTCTCTGTGCACAGTGCTGCCAATGCCATCGCAGGCTTGTATGA